A window of Ignavibacteriales bacterium contains these coding sequences:
- the tsaB gene encoding tRNA (adenosine(37)-N6)-threonylcarbamoyltransferase complex dimerization subunit type 1 TsaB encodes MHNLFPILAVETSGDNCSVALLFDDQNFVEMNYQQKHIHSQKLIEMIDTVLKNAQIELNLCKAIAISMGPGSFTGLRIGLSTVKGLAFGANIPIIPVPTFDAYAFHISKYIKTETKFVIAMNANVDEYYFSKYIKHDENVEVVDNLQLVEKNDLQSLISADESVYGDSFIESTLKEALGLTALKIGRWAYLLGYDLLTSNYDYLEPNYFKKFIVKGKR; translated from the coding sequence ATGCATAATCTATTCCCAATATTAGCGGTTGAAACATCAGGTGATAATTGCAGCGTTGCTCTATTATTTGATGATCAAAATTTTGTTGAAATGAATTATCAACAAAAACATATACATTCTCAAAAATTAATAGAGATGATAGACACTGTTTTGAAAAATGCTCAGATAGAACTCAATCTATGTAAAGCGATTGCCATTTCAATGGGTCCCGGTTCGTTTACAGGATTAAGGATTGGACTTTCAACAGTAAAAGGACTGGCGTTTGGGGCTAACATTCCGATAATACCGGTTCCAACATTCGATGCTTATGCATTTCATATTTCAAAATATATTAAGACCGAAACAAAATTTGTTATAGCAATGAATGCGAATGTAGATGAATATTATTTTTCAAAATATATTAAACATGATGAAAATGTAGAAGTTGTAGATAATCTACAATTAGTGGAGAAAAATGATTTGCAATCATTAATTTCTGCTGATGAATCAGTTTATGGAGATTCATTTATTGAAAGTACCTTAAAAGAGGCATTAGGATTAACAGCTTTAAAAATCGGTAGATGGGCTTATTTATTAGGTTACGATTTATTAACTTCCAATTATGATTATCTAGAACCAAACTATTTCAAGAAATTTATTGTAAAAGGGAAAAGATGA